The Rhinoderma darwinii isolate aRhiDar2 chromosome 9, aRhiDar2.hap1, whole genome shotgun sequence sequence tatcggcagcgggagctccggttcctgcgtccgctcacatatgccgctaagccacgccctccatacttccctttaacgcttatcacgtacatgtacaagATAATGCATCAAGAGGTTAAGAATGAAAGTCTGTCCCACTATTGGTCAGGACAGCAGAATGAGCAAAAGTCACAATGTTACTTACTGTAGCAACGTCAGACACTCGAAACGTGGGACATTTCATGTAAAAGCGAGGGATGGTGACATTGAAGACCTCGCTCTTGTTGTCCAGCCGGTGGAATGTATAACTCCCCTCCATATATCCCGAAGTTGTTGAGAATGTAGTGCAGCTGGTGTACTCATATACTCTACCCGCCCTCAGTTGGGGGTAATCTCCTAAAAGAATTAAATGAAGACTTAAAATGGACTCATAGCACCAATAAAGACGACAGAATCCTGCAAGccttaaagggtaattaaacctTTGCAACAAACTTGctaataaaaaaaccaaaaacacaaaaaacaaacctttgCAAAAACTCTTGATTAAAAATGACCTACAGTTTTGTATATACAGCTTCTTTGAcgccctatgtgtctccatggcaacagactacaaaccctgtgtagtctgaacctGCAGTTATAATCCCCCCTGCTTCTAGCGAATATACATTAGGTAAGTAGGTAAACCGTAAAGCTTGTGAATGTTAGGAGCCCCACTGATCGCAGTGAATGAAGGGGTCTAAAGCGCTCTACTCAATGTTATGCTCTTTCAGTTCATAGTTTGGAGATTTCCGCATCATCGGACTACGCGGTCATGCCCCACAGTGAACGTCTCATACAAATGGATTCAATGGAGAGTGTGATGGCATAGCTTGAGGTACGGAAATATCAGGACTAACAAGGAGTACAGCGCTCAGGAGAGCATTGTGGGGAACGCCATCAGCCCAGGACCGATCAGTTATTTGTCCCATAAACGGGTTACAATGGTCATAACATAGTATCTAACCAACATACATGGCCACCATTTGCACATGAGAGCCTGAtatgggttattcccatctcagacatttatagcatatccacagggtatCCCATAAATGTTTGAGAAATGTGAGTCTTCCCACTGGAACCCGAATTTATGTCCAGAAGGGGGTGGGGGGCACCTGACCTCCGTCATAACCGCGAACTTCCACAGAACATACCGGAGAGAGCCACGCGCATGTGTGGCCGCCTCTCCACATAGTCCCCACCTCACAAGGCGGGACGGAGGCGGAGTGAACCCCATTTTCTAtacaggtgcaggtcccagaactAGGATGCCGCATCTcttaagacatttatgacatatcccgtgcacatgccataaatgtctgagctgggaataaccctttaacataTGAACCCTCTATATATTAGGTGTGTGACCAAAGTAAACCTTGTGACTCACCTACCACTCCCGGGCCTTGTACCTCTTCCACACTTCCCTTTGCATTTGTGATTTTCCAGTAGCGGCTATCAAGTTGGCATGCTTTCTCCGGCAAAGCATTTTTGGCCATCTCCATCCTGGGAAATCAAAAAGGAGAAAACTTTAAAAGGTAAAAATCAACCCCAAGTGTGTCATCTACTATTACTTGTTGAGGTCTGCTTGAAATTTGCAGACCAACCTCAAAAATATCTAAACCCCCTCAACTTTAAATCACACAAGAAGTTGGTCCCTGGCCTAATGAACAGTTTCCTTCTTGTTCTGAAGATGAAAAACACATGACCAGACAGTAGAATTTGAGGGGCTTTTCTGGGAACTTCACCCAAAGCTGTACTTTAATTTCTTAGAAGAATTCCACCcaaaaggttaaagaggctctgtcaccagattctcaaatccctatctcctatcgcatgtgatcggcgctgcaatgtagattacagtaaagttttttgtttttttaaaaatgttaatttttggccaagttatgagctattttatatatatgcaaatgagctttgaaatggacaactgggcgtttttttttcgttatgtgcaactgggcgtgtattgtgtttttaactgggcgtgtttacgtgtatgacgctgaccaatcagtgaccagtcagcatcatacactcctctacatttatttacacagcagcgatgagcagccgcatacacagagattaacgttactgcagtgtcctgataatgaatacacatgaaatccagcctggacgtcatgtgtattcagaatcctgacacttctgaatcttttctttgagatttccagcaagtgaaacgaaatctcgtttacctccgtaatctcgcgagatttcatttcacttgctagaaatctcaaaagaaaagagtcagaagtgtcaggattctgagtacacatgacgtccaggctggatttcatgtgtattcattatcaggacactgtagtaatgttaatctctgtttatgtggctgctcatcgctgctgtgtaaatgaatggagaggagtgtatgacgctgactggtcactgattggtcagcatgatacacgtaaacacgcccagttaaaaacaagacacgcccagttggacataacgaaaaaaaaaatgcccagttgtccatttcaaagctcatttgcataaatataaaatagctcataacttggccaaaaatgaacgtttttaaaaacaaaccgttactgttatctacattgcagcgccgatcacatgcaataggagatagggatttgagaatctggtggcagagcctctttaagtttaacgTGGCTACATAGAAGGCTATGCACTTGGGCAAAGGTAACAAATTCTCCAATTATGTCTAAAATAGTAAAACACTTGGTAAAACTACTACTCAGAGACTTGGAGTTATTAGTAgacagtaaacttaactttagcaaccagtgccagataGCTGCTGCAAAGGctgataaaatcatgggatgtatcaAAAGAGGCCTAGATGCTCATGATAAGAACAtacttttgcctctatacaaatcactcgtcagaccacacatggaatattgggacagatttactaataaGGTCTGTTTTAGACATTGTAAACTTACAAGGCAGTcgaaagatgcgccaaattcatCATAGTGGTGCATGTTGTGTGATAAATGTggcccatctactgtagctagatACGTTGGACACTTTTTACATCCTTACATCACCTCTAGGTTGGCTTATTTTACGGTAAAACTTTGGCCacatttaagccacgccccttggTGTGAAACCACACCCACTTGCCAGCAGAGATCCCCCTCAGCCCATGTTCAGCGTGCCACAATAAGGTGCTTAAAACgtaaaatctgccccattgtgtagAATTTTGGTTATCAAGTCTAGGAAAGAAGGGGGCTTAGGAGCGATCTAATTCCATTCCTATAGCTGCAGAGAGTCACATCCCGCTCTGTCGTACTCACCGGATTCTGTAGGTGAAGAAGTAATGTGGAGGGTGAATGGAGCTCAGCTCAGGCAAAAAGGAAGTGGAGACGGATATGGTGATCTCATCAGTAGTGGCCACACAGTCCTTGTCATGCTCATATCTGGTAGAGAGATATTAGATAAAACTATAATACACGGTCATTAGTAGATCACATTCATACAGGAAAGCTTGTGGGGGAGCCCCAGCTTGGCAGTTTCGTGCCCAGGTTCAAGTATCGGTCATCAGAGTAAAAGCATCAATTTTCGGAGCTAGActagaatttaaaggggttttcccacactaGACATTAACTGTAAATCCACAGCCCCCCTGAAGTCCCACCTATCAGCAGAATGGTGGTCCCCTTAATCCGCAGGCGGCTGTCGCATCCAAGCGGAGAGTGAATGGACAAGGTTGCCGCATGTTTGCGTTACTCTCTATTCAAGTcaacaggagttacggaaacagcggagcAAGCTTACAATAAGGGTTATCCAGTCCAAAAACCCATTATTCGGAGTCCAGCACCATCTAGTGGGCCCAGGCGATAAACCGCCTACTGAACCAGCGCAAACTTCAGACCACTGGCATTTGTGAGTAGTAATACTTAGTGGTTTTCGAGTACATATGACTTCCTtactgaaaagttctgcaacttcgtaatatattttgtatttcacTTCTTTACCGTTTTCAaaatctctacttgctgtcagtgaaaggaaacattcttgtttacatccagaggctaaaaTCCCATGCTGATCATGTTCAGCTGATACAGGTGCACAGCGCATTAGTGGTTAGGCTGTCCCCTACACATAGCGGCAGTGTGCCGTGCGACCAAGTACCGTACTGTTAAACCGCACACAGGACCGTGAATTGCAATGTTTTGGGATTCGGTTTTTGGCTGTGCAGCTTGTACAGGAGAAAAACATTAAAACCATGTGCAAGCCGTGCTGCCAAACACTGCATTGGAAAACCACATACGTTTCCGCACAGGTTTTCTGCTGCGTGTGGAtgcgatttgttgaaatctcatccactttgccgatACTGCAATACTCTGCGAAATTTCCACaatgaaaattctgcagcatttacgccatGTGCGCAGGAGCCCTGATAGAACTCGCTCTTGTAACGAGCCACGCATCTGTGTCAGCTGGACATGATCAGGATTGGTTTCTGGCTCTGGATGTAAAACAAGAATACATccattcaccgacagcaagcagacatGTTGACAATATTTATATAAAACCCCCAGTGAATAGAAGCATACATAGGCATGCACATACACACTCACGCTAATTAGAGCGAAACCCAACAAGATCTACAGTAGTGATGTGTTTAGTCCACGCTACCTGAAAATCTGGTCCCTGATGATGGGATAGTCACCTGAGACAACATGCTGCACATACGTTGTAAACCACTGGGTGAAAGAAGTACCTGAGATAGAGAAAACAGATGTGAGGTAAATGTGGGGCTCCTTGTGAGGGACAACACAGCGATCTCAGGCTTCTGCGACCCTTTCAGACCATTGGTCACCTAAGTTATATGGACGATGTGGTATCGTATTCCGGCTAAGGAGATCTCCAGACCTGTGTGAGCGGACACTGCTCCCCAGCAAACCTGGCACGAACATGCTGCGTACAAATCCACCCGTGTGTGtgtgatcttaaagaggctctgtcaccagattttgcaacccctatctgctattgcagcagatcggcgctgcaatgtagattacagtaacgtttttatttttttaaaacgagcatttttggccaagttatgaccattttcgtatttatgcaaatgaggcttgcaaaagtccaagtgggcgtgttgaaaagtaaaagtacaactgggcgtgtattatgtgcgtacatcggggcgtgtttactacttttactagctgggcgctctgatgagaagtatcatccacttctcttcagaacgcccagcttctggcagtgcagatctgtgacgtcactcacaggtcctgcatcgtgtcggcaccagaggctacagatgattctgcagcagcatcggcgtttgcaagtaaatcgatgtagctacttacctgcaaacgctgatgctgctgcagaatcatctgtagcctctggtgccgacacgatgcaggacctgtgagtgacgtcacagatctgcactgccagaagctgggcgttctgaagagaagtggatgatacttctcatcagaacgcccagctagtaaaagtagtaaacacgccccgatgtacgcacataatacacgcccagttgtacttttacttttcaactcgcccagttgtacttttgcaagcctcatttgcataaatacgaaaatggtcataacttggccaaaaatgcttgtttttaaaaataaaaacgttactgtaatctacattgcagcgccgatctgctgcaatagcagataggggttgcaaaatctggtgacagagcctctttaaataacgtGTTCACCAGAGACGAGGCTGATATAGGTCAGCCGAACAATTTCTAGCTGGCCATACACACGTGAACGTTGGTtcaaaattagggtatgttcacacacaaactcaaaaacatctgaaaatacagctcccgattttcagacgtttttaagccactcgcgatttttgctgcgtttttcacgtctgtTTTTGGAGAGGTTTCCAATAGAGtctataaaaaacagctccaaaaacgtcttgcTCGTGGGaaaagaacatcgtaaaacccattgcaggcaatgggcagatgtttgtaggcgtattagggaccttttttcagtcgtaattcaaggcgtaaaacgcctgaattacgtctgaaaacactgcatgtgaacataccccaacatgTGAACTATCGTTCACAATGGCCAACAGGAGACTACATCTACCAAGAATTTTTGCCCGGTGTCTGCTGAAACTAGGCTTGTATGGCATGATCGCAGGGGCATTCTGTTGTATtacaacatatattttttttaattcgtcCCTGATTATTGGTGATCAGATAGTACGTACGAACGATCAGACGTGCGAACGATCAGCCACATAGGGGGCGATCCTaatctaaaaggggttgtccaggcatggacaATTGATGACCTACCCCTACAATtgatgataggtcatcagtatatgatcttggGGGtataacacccggaccccgcacagatcagctgctctggATGTTATGCATTATTCGGAGCCGGAAgccgatggctccgaccactgcacagcggctgtgctgcagaactgcggctctgctcctgttcacttgaatagtgcagctcggccgctattctgggaccgaagccatctgcttccagcatagacgtctggtgcccggaggcagccggaacagctgatcgatgcggggtcagggtgtcggacccctacgatcatatactgatgcactacccggacaacccctttaagaatatggCCAGCTTGACGCCAAGGTCCAGCTTGAATCTGAGCTCACATCACTCACAGATCCTACCTGTAACAAACATGTCCAGAGCTGCAGGGTTATGTGTCGTCTGGTCCTAAAACACAGATCAAAGGTCTGATTATCCATGATCATAACACGTGTCCTAACAAATATCAGTGTCCTAAAATGTTTAAAAACTGTTTTCATAAAAGCTGTCATCACAAAAAGCTATTCATATTAAAAGGAACATATACAAAATCCGCATCTAATACATATTCCGTTATTAGACGCAATAATTACCCTTAAAATGGGCTTCCCAGTTTAGAGATCCCCCTTTCTGAGTGAAAGGTACCCCTAACAACGTGCCGATCATGGACGGCACCCCTTTACGATAGCCGCCGGTGAGCCTTCCACTAGACAGGGGGCCTGAGAGGAAGAccccgaatatatatatatatatatatatatatatatatatatatatatatatagagaacagattagtttttattaaaaaatctttatactttttgagctacagctgctttgtatgctgtatacagagcagctgtatcttactctGAATCCTGAACGAgtcagatccgcgggactgactggttcagtgtcagtggatcCTGCAAGTTTCTGACACGAAGGATCGAGCTTTTaagatcacatctatgttcacaacttagatgtgatagattacaggtggacccgctcacactgaacccgtcagtactgctgacctgacggattcaggtctcagcgcacgatacaaagcagctgtatctcaaaatgtaaaaataatttttaataaaaactaattataaagttaaacCAAACACACCGATTGacccttttattaaaaaataaaaatcactttcgaaggtgtacatagcctttaacctctAATTTAGCTTTAGAGAAACTCCACGTTAtctattagggaattgcattatAAGCAATTGAATGCTTTACGTTCACTAGCTGTATAGTTTATGGACGCACATTTTCTATGGCTTCTCGGCTATCCTGCCACTATAGATATACTATTAAGACTAGTCTATAGTTTATCAATGAGTCTGATCTGCATTAGTtctagatcttttttttttttttaccagcatCAGGAGCGATTAATAGATGTATATTGGGGAACTGCATAGACTGCAATTACTTCCCATATAAGCCGGTCTATCAACGCAAGTGCATTTAGGAATTGACCGGGTGTCATGTGGTCAAAAAGGTGCCGATTACATGATGCAGGGAGCTGCGCTATATAATGGCTGAAGACGCTTGAATGTTTTGAAGACTACAATTCTCTACAGCGGGGCTTCTCAATCTTTATCTACTGCGGCCTCACCCACCAGAACATGGTGACACCCGGGCTGCACGAGTGGTCGGAGTTAGGatgctcatacacatttaattagGTTAGTCGAACCCGCTGATTTCAGGGGGCCCGATCGaccatctaaagtgtatggcagtGTCCCGATTCTTCcccgacggcagatgtcgggggaaagaaggatcgggcatgtattTCAGCATGCCGATCCTTTATTCTCATGGGAGAAAAGAggctgccagaggtgtctggcagcagcttattctcCTCTTCCATTGAACACACACGCTCGCCCAAGCCAAGTGtatgaaaggggggggggggggggggggtcgggagGAATATCCGTCAGCTGAGCGACCTTTTAGCCTACAGTTGCCTAAGGACTACGGCCACGTTTAGTTACCAAATTTTTAAAAATAGCGATCAATTCAGCATTTGTCTTCTGAACCCAGTATaatgttaaaataagcacaaaaggagTAAAGTGGTTTTGGTGAAGCAACGATTGTTGCAGCAAGAAAAATACCTGGGCGGCAGAGATCAGATTAAAAATCACTCCTGCCAAAACCGCCTCCCTAAGCTGCGCCGCAACAACTACTGGAGGGTGCCTTACCAGTGAAGCCCCCCGCACAGTTTGAGAAGCGCGGCTCTACAGGAAAGTAGGAATGGGCTCCAgcacaggaaaacaaaacctGCAGCCCTAAAGTATGTTTGAGTTTAGGGAGGGACTCGGAGGCATCACTGGATGATAAATCTTTAACAAGTCCCCCCCCCAACTATCACATAATACTGGCGATCACTTATGTGCCAGATGGGTCATTGAGGGCCCCTCTGGCACCAGGGTCTGGGCGTGATTGCAACCTCAGCACTTCCAGAGGGGGTCCTTCCTTTAATCTCAAAAAATGCATTTGGTTACCATGGTGTATACCCCAAAATTTGAATGATCTTTTCCATTGATTTATAGGGGCTATGACTGGTAATAAGACCGTGCCCCAAAATGGAAAacatcatttaaaaaacaaaacaaaaacgaaaGGATATGAAAAAGCCTTTAGATACAACATATTCATACACGTCTAACATCTGTGCTCTGCAGCCTGGGGCTCTttggctgttgtgaaactacaagtcccagtatGCCCTAAAAGCTGCAAACTATtgtggcatgctgggacttgtagtcttGAGAGCCGCATGTAGTTTATTAATTACAGTAATGTATCCCTGCTGTGGAAGACACGACCAAGTCTTACCGGACATTGATAGAATATCTCATCGCGACATCTCCCTTCAGCGTCCGCCAGAGCCAAGTACTGACTGAGCCCAGTGTGGATGCAGAAGGTGATTGGAAGGCATTGATTAAGGCCAATCCTGCGCTGGAACCCACCCGCCGCGGTATCTATGTCCAGCAAGTCCTCGGACCTGTAATGGTTGGATAAAGCCATGCTGCCCATCAACCTGGGGGGAGCAAACAGAGAAGATGAGATCAAGAGACATACGACAGCCCATTGTAAACAACAATGTAACGTGCCAGGCCTTACCCGGGTACCACCAGCTTCTGTCCATTGTGAATACGCAGGGAACAGCGATAATCATCAGGGAGTTTGGAGCCTATCCTTTCTTCTATGGTGTTAAGATCCTCCTCCTGCACTCCGGCTGCACAAACCACAAGCACATCATATAACGTGGGGAATGAAAGCGGAGGCCTACTTAAAGGGATGGTTCTTCCCTGAGCCACTCTTTGCAGTGTTCCTCTCTGGATTAATACTGAGTAGCTCCTCATCTATTACCTCAGAATGCCTGACGATCTTGGGTTATATCCGGTTTTCACTATTCACATCTAGTGATGCATTAAAAGCTCTTGCGCACGTCCGAGATCAGGCCGTGAAAagcggtccgagtgtcggctggatttcccggcccgaccacggtacaggtgaacgggactccaggtatcagacatttatgatgctaggagtccctgcctccccgcggcatTGCTGTTCTATACTGAACAAAaagatacagtacggaacagcagttccgagcggaggcagagactcctagcatcataaaggtCTATGATGGCAGGAGTACAGTTCATCTGCACcacggtcgggccgggaaatccgtcCGACACACGGACCATTTTCCTCGTCCCAAACTCGGTCATATGCAAGAGGTGTTAGAATTCTCAAAGGGGTTTTCAgagttattttaaaaaattggccacggtaggagggatgcaaaaaaaagaaaagaaaaaaaaggcaatTGCTCTCCTCACGAATCCCCatcgttccagtgccgcggcttcCGTTCCTTCCCGCCAGTGTATGGACATAGCTGTAGCGATGATGTGCTTGTATGCCCaacatgatcgctgcagccaatcactggtctcagtgggtatgCGGCACAGGATT is a genomic window containing:
- the FBXO3 gene encoding F-box only protein 3, with protein sequence MGRGGVAPVQLVASKMAGTNELGLADLPSDPLLLILSYLDFRDLLSCSLLNRRFNQLCNHDPLWKWPCRNYWLVSEDKKAQKNRSWKATFMEYYMDIGRYIHHYAKLKAAWDALKAYLGEHCPRMISSLKAGVQEEDLNTIEERIGSKLPDDYRCSLRIHNGQKLVVPGLMGSMALSNHYRSEDLLDIDTAAGGFQRRIGLNQCLPITFCIHTGLSQYLALADAEGRCRDEIFYQCPDQTTHNPAALDMFVTGTSFTQWFTTYVQHVVSGDYPIIRDQIFRYEHDKDCVATTDEITISVSTSFLPELSSIHPPHYFFTYRIRMEMAKNALPEKACQLDSRYWKITNAKGSVEEVQGPGVVGDYPQLRAGRVYEYTSCTTFSTTSGYMEGSYTFHRLDNKSEVFNVTIPRFYMKCPTFRVSDVATEESCNDCFLHDDDSTDTDEYEERRRVLDMPNPPVHCPRYT